From a single Nicotiana tomentosiformis chromosome 2, ASM39032v3, whole genome shotgun sequence genomic region:
- the LOC104104867 gene encoding transcription factor bHLH18-like, with the protein MDFSSAKWWAEMETMSTDDHAFINHCQMMTQLDELPFSKPFSSSCTSYDIQPSHAAAGILDVKSSFCGYATETHQMTSFSPPPLNSSSVFSSCKFNLPSANTTVATNHLENLNYTSVKTELTSGTTLNFSSSVSTDSDDFGDSQNLIRALGFGSADTTTQKKSYNRTSLQAQDHVMEERKRRERLTQRFIALSTLIPNLKKLDKASVLGDAIKHIKQLEEQVKTLEEKAKKCNEEPVVAVKRPRLASSTSDHSSSEDNVSSVSTDRSQPDIKVRASNGNILISISCKKQTGIIKEIYSQIEKLNLSIISSSVIPFAYSTTHITIIAQMGHELGMTAKNDANRIRAAIMKLIGGQEEEAPFTS; encoded by the exons atggatttttcatctgctaAATGGTGGGCTGAAATG GAGACGATGAGTACGGATGATCATGCATTCATCAATCACTGTCAAATGATGACCCAATTAGACGAATTGCCTTTCAGTAAGCCCTTCTCATCCTCTTGCACGTCCTACGATATTCAACCTTCTCATGCTGCTGCTGGAATATTGGACGTGAAGTCATCCTTTTGCGGCTATGCTACTGAAACTCACCAAATGACCTCTTTTTCTCCTCCTCCTCTTAATTCCTCTAGCGTCTTTTCTTCCTGCAAATTCAACTTGCCATCAGCCAATACTACTGTTGCCACAAACCACTTGGAAAATTTGAACTACACCTCAGTCAAGACTGAGTTGACATCTGGAACTACCCTAAACTTCTCGTCTTCAGTTTCTACGGATTCTGATGATTTTGGTGATAGCCAAAATCTAATCCGGGCCTTGGGATTTGGTTCTGCTGATACTACTACTCAGAAGAAGAGTTACAATAGGACTAGTTTGCAGGCACAAGACCACGTTATGGAAGAAAGAAAGCGAAGAGAACGCCTCACTCAACGCTTCATAGCTTTATCTACCCTCATCCCTAACCTCAAGAAG TTAGACAAAGCATCAGTACTTGGAGATGCGATCAAACATATTAAACAGCTTGAAGAACAAGTAAAAACCCTCGAGGAGAAAGCCAAGAAATGTAACGAGGAACCAGTGGTTGCAGTGAAGAGACCTCGCCTGGCCTCCAGTACTTCTGACCACTCATCTTCTGAAGACAACGTCTCCAGCGTTAGCACAGACCGATCACAACCAGATATTAAAGTTAGAGCTTCAAATGGGAATATTCTGATTAGCATTAGTTGCAAAAAGCAAACCGGGATAATAAAGGAAATATACAGCCAAATAGAGAAGCTCAATCTCTCTATTATTAGCAGCAGTGTCATCCCTTTTGCCTACAGCACCACCCACATAACAATTATTGCTCAG ATGGGTCATGAATTGGGCATGACAGCAAAAAATGATGCGAATAGAATACGTGCGGCTATAATGAAGCTCATCGGCGGCCAGGAAGAAGAAGCTCCATTTACATCATAG